One genomic window of Halorubrum hochsteinianum includes the following:
- a CDS encoding methyltransferase domain-containing protein: MTDAAYLLVHEDREYLLEPGEEFGTDLGVIEVPEDVAAGDEVETHLGTVFEVRALRGPDLFNHLERTGAPMMPRDVGLVMGHTGAAGGDRVLDAGTGTGILAAYLGRAGADVVTYEVDAEFAEVARENMRTAGVADRVEVRTGDLTDELDALADGEPFDALTLDTGDAPAVVERADDLLAPGGRLAVYSPFVEGTREAALAAREAGFDEVETLETIQREMDFSDRGSRPSTAGVGHTGYLVFARAP; encoded by the coding sequence GTGACGGACGCCGCGTACCTGCTCGTCCACGAGGACCGGGAGTACCTGCTGGAGCCGGGCGAGGAGTTCGGCACCGACCTCGGCGTGATCGAGGTCCCCGAGGACGTCGCGGCCGGCGACGAGGTCGAGACCCACCTCGGCACGGTCTTCGAGGTCCGCGCGCTCCGCGGCCCCGACCTCTTCAACCACCTCGAACGCACCGGCGCGCCGATGATGCCCCGCGACGTTGGACTCGTGATGGGTCACACCGGCGCGGCCGGCGGCGACCGCGTCCTCGACGCGGGCACGGGGACGGGCATCCTCGCCGCGTACCTCGGCCGCGCCGGAGCCGACGTGGTCACCTACGAGGTCGACGCCGAGTTCGCCGAGGTCGCCCGCGAGAACATGCGGACGGCGGGGGTCGCCGACCGCGTCGAGGTGCGGACCGGCGACCTCACCGACGAGCTGGACGCGCTCGCCGACGGCGAGCCGTTCGACGCGCTGACGCTCGACACCGGCGACGCCCCGGCCGTCGTCGAGCGCGCGGACGACCTGCTCGCCCCCGGCGGTCGCCTCGCCGTCTACTCCCCGTTCGTGGAGGGGACCCGGGAGGCCGCCCTCGCCGCCCGCGAGGCGGGCTTCGACGAGGTCGAGACGCTTGAAACGATCCAGCGCGAGATGGACTTTTCCGACCGCGGCTCGCGCCCCTCCACCGCCGGCGTCGGCCACACGGGCTACCTCGTGTTCGCGCGAGCGCCCTGA
- a CDS encoding transcriptional regulator TbsP domain-containing protein: protein MADEDDGAERSSNPASDAADSTPADAASDLSRHAAEVADLLPRSNDPLVEAVETALSGRSEVVAVGVPVRLLPPVLAARERSSGPPWRVACRPGVVDALSRALVLGTAAAEAVETDAIRIRTGEPLDHGTGGTLFASPDRVDAVVGPAGDRTLATTTVDDASRSASATDARLTVRGVRAAAESRFDAATAESVGMPSRRRLVAAAREVLDDRFADDVAAVLESLAPGEFGRTSEPSDRTLLVALAARHDHLFRDLRRWVGTEGVGIAPAQEFTRDRRALVERELIESIKVPMGPGRPMLRLRAVDDALLRARPEEVPSVLTGRFALPTDADGRIRRDATRDDRRPVWERRRWRR, encoded by the coding sequence GTGGCCGACGAGGACGACGGAGCCGAACGCTCCTCGAACCCCGCCAGCGACGCCGCCGACTCCACCCCGGCCGACGCCGCCAGCGACCTGTCCCGCCACGCGGCGGAGGTCGCCGACCTCCTCCCGCGATCAAACGACCCGCTCGTAGAGGCGGTCGAGACGGCCCTCTCCGGTCGCTCCGAGGTCGTCGCGGTGGGCGTCCCGGTCCGGCTGCTGCCGCCGGTTCTGGCGGCCCGCGAGCGGTCGTCGGGCCCGCCGTGGCGGGTCGCGTGTCGCCCGGGCGTCGTCGACGCGCTCTCCCGGGCGCTCGTCCTCGGCACCGCGGCCGCCGAGGCGGTCGAGACGGACGCGATCCGGATCCGCACCGGAGAACCCCTCGATCACGGGACGGGGGGCACGCTGTTCGCGAGTCCCGACCGCGTCGACGCGGTCGTCGGCCCCGCCGGCGATCGGACGCTCGCGACGACGACGGTCGACGACGCCTCCAGATCCGCGTCCGCGACCGACGCGCGGCTGACCGTCCGGGGCGTCCGGGCAGCGGCCGAGTCGCGGTTCGACGCGGCGACGGCGGAGTCGGTCGGGATGCCCTCGCGGCGGCGACTGGTCGCCGCGGCGCGCGAGGTCCTCGACGACCGCTTCGCCGACGACGTGGCCGCCGTGCTGGAGTCGCTCGCACCCGGCGAGTTCGGTCGGACGAGCGAGCCGTCGGACCGGACGCTGCTCGTCGCGCTCGCGGCGCGACACGACCACCTCTTCCGCGACCTCCGCAGGTGGGTCGGGACGGAGGGAGTCGGGATCGCCCCGGCGCAGGAGTTCACCCGCGACCGGCGCGCGCTCGTCGAGCGGGAGCTGATCGAGTCGATCAAGGTGCCGATGGGACCGGGGCGGCCGATGCTCCGGCTCCGCGCGGTCGACGACGCGCTGTTGCGCGCCCGTCCCGAGGAGGTGCCGAGCGTCCTCACGGGGCGGTTCGCGCTGCCGACCGACGCGGACGGTCGGATCCGCCGCGACGCGACTCGCGACGACCGACGGCCGGTCTGGGAGCGGCGGCGGTGGCGGCGGTGA